CCGGGCAACCCCCTGCTGGGCGTGATGGTTGCCTACAGCCCGCTGCACCGGTTGTTGTTCGAGCCGTGTCCCGGCGCGCAGGGGGCGCCGCCCCAGGTCTTGGTGATGACCTCGGGCAACCTCTCGAACGAGCCGATCGCCTACGACGATGCCGACGCATTGCAACGGTTGGTGGGTCTGGCCGACGCGTTCTGCCTGCACGATCGCCCCATCGAGTTGCCATGCGACGACTCGGTGGTGAGGGTCGTCGATGGTGAAGTGCAGCCGGTGCGAAGGTCTCGCGGCTACGCTCCGGTTCCGGTCAGCTTGCCGTTTCCTGTGGCTCCGGTCGTGGCCGCCGGGGCCGAGCTGAAGAACACCGCTTGCGTGGCCAAGGGCCGTCACGCGTGGGTCAGTCAACATGTGGGCGACATGGAGAACCTCGAGACGCTGGCTGCGTTCGGCAGCAGCGTCGATGCGTTCACGCGCATGTATCAGGTCCGGCCCCAGGTGCTGGCTGCCGACATGCACCCCGGTTACCTCACCAGGCGCTGGGCGTATCAACAGGCTGATCTGCCGGTGGTCGACGTCCAACACCATCACGCCCACGTGGCGGCGCTGATGGCCGAGCATGGGCTCGAGGGAACGGCGCCGATATTGGGAGTCGCCTTTGACGGCACCGGATATGGCCTGGCCGCCGACGGATCGGTGCAGGCTTGGGGCGGCGAGGTTCTGCTGGCCGACTACGACGGCTTCGAGCGCGTGGCCCATCTGCTGGCGCTGCCGTTGCCGGGCGGCGACGAAGGCGTACGCAACCCCTGTCGCACGGCGGTGGCCTACGCAGCTGCGGTGGGGCTCGACCTCGACCACAACAGTCCGGCGGTAGTGGCATGCGACCCGACCGAACTGAAGGTCGTGCGCCGTCAGGTCGAGCGAAACATCGGGTGCGTGCCCACCACCAGCATGGGTCGGCTGTTCGACGTCGTTAGTTCGCTGATCGGTGTCAGGCACCGGGTCGGCTACGAAGCCCAGGCCGCAATCGAACTCGAGTTCCTGGCGGGGCGCGGACGCGAGCAGGCCCTGACCCTCGCGTTCTCGTTGCATGGCGATGTCATCGACCCAGCACCAGTGCTGGCCGATGTGGCCGATGCCGTTGCCGCTGGCGTGGCGCCCGCCGACATCGCCCTCGCCTTTCATCACGCTGTCGCCGACATGGTGGCTGCCGTGGCCGAACGGTTCGATCATCCCACCCCGGTCGGGCTCACGGGCGGGGTCTTCCAGAACACCTTGCTGACCCGTCTGGTCACTCGCAGACTGGTCGGGCGCACGGTTTTGACGCACCGACTTGTACCACCCAACGACGGAGGCTTGGCTTTGGGTCAAGCGGTCGTCGCCGGACGCCAGCTCAACGAAAGGAACCGGCCGTCATGTGTCTAGGAGTTCCCGGAAAGATCACCGAGATCCGCGAAGAACGCGGCACGCGTATGGCCACCGTCGACTTCGGGGGTGTCACGAAGGACATCTGCCTGGCCTTCTCGCCAGAGGCCGGCGTTGGCGAGTACGCCATAGTTCACGCC
Above is a genomic segment from Acidimicrobiales bacterium containing:
- a CDS encoding HypC/HybG/HupF family hydrogenase formation chaperone; the protein is MCLGVPGKITEIREERGTRMATVDFGGVTKDICLAFSPEAGVGEYAIVHAGFAITILDEESALETLAMMREVGLLDDELGISDSMMARVDTSESPS
- the hypF gene encoding carbamoyltransferase HypF, with product MSLERMRVVATGVVQGVGFRPHVYGVATRLGLTGHVSNNPSGVEIEIEGSPGALAEFVRQLNAQLPPLARVDSIDVQPIATKGDDHFAIGESETGQAGLTLVPPDVATCDDCLAEMADPSDRRYRYPFINCTNCGPRFTIIRDLPYDRASTTMASFGLCDRCHAEYVDPSDRRYHAQPVACPQCGPQLQFRQGDMTVAGTDAVVGAVQASFAQGQIVAIKGIGGYHLACDATNAAAVDELRRRKGRNDKPFALMVVDISTASQLVDLDDAERQVLTSSARPIVLASRAASPGIHLAQGVAPGNPLLGVMVAYSPLHRLLFEPCPGAQGAPPQVLVMTSGNLSNEPIAYDDADALQRLVGLADAFCLHDRPIELPCDDSVVRVVDGEVQPVRRSRGYAPVPVSLPFPVAPVVAAGAELKNTACVAKGRHAWVSQHVGDMENLETLAAFGSSVDAFTRMYQVRPQVLAADMHPGYLTRRWAYQQADLPVVDVQHHHAHVAALMAEHGLEGTAPILGVAFDGTGYGLAADGSVQAWGGEVLLADYDGFERVAHLLALPLPGGDEGVRNPCRTAVAYAAAVGLDLDHNSPAVVACDPTELKVVRRQVERNIGCVPTTSMGRLFDVVSSLIGVRHRVGYEAQAAIELEFLAGRGREQALTLAFSLHGDVIDPAPVLADVADAVAAGVAPADIALAFHHAVADMVAAVAERFDHPTPVGLTGGVFQNTLLTRLVTRRLVGRTVLTHRLVPPNDGGLALGQAVVAGRQLNERNRPSCV